One window of the Enterobacter huaxiensis genome contains the following:
- a CDS encoding DMT family transporter has product MQFFLILLVIAGGMGLSVEAGLLGPLGEQVGDLWATFSIFGVGAALTFLLMLFFSPRNSPSFFAQPSWQLLGGVLGPVYVVILTIATPVIGIAMTMIGILAGQVFKSLIIDHYGLLGTPHRRIDTKRIIALAFIIAALILVAQG; this is encoded by the coding sequence ATGCAATTTTTTTTGATTTTACTGGTGATTGCCGGCGGGATGGGGCTGTCCGTTGAGGCTGGCCTGCTGGGGCCGCTGGGCGAACAGGTCGGGGATTTGTGGGCGACGTTCAGCATATTTGGCGTCGGAGCCGCACTGACGTTTCTGCTGATGCTGTTTTTCAGCCCGCGCAACAGCCCGTCGTTTTTCGCGCAGCCGTCCTGGCAGCTGCTGGGCGGCGTGCTCGGACCGGTTTACGTGGTTATTCTGACCATCGCCACGCCGGTCATCGGCATCGCCATGACGATGATCGGTATTCTGGCGGGACAGGTATTCAAAAGCCTGATCATCGACCACTACGGCCTGCTGGGTACACCGCACCGCAGGATCGATACGAAACGCATTATCGCGCTGGCGTTCATTATTGCCGCGCTTATTCTCGTGGCGCAGGGGTAA